Proteins encoded by one window of Salvia splendens isolate huo1 chromosome 5, SspV2, whole genome shotgun sequence:
- the LOC121804042 gene encoding uncharacterized protein LOC121804042: MQNSSVSTLSSSPRQSICVGAIPVAVLSPGDPNSAPSGISFIDPVPVMVETRSSDMRRLEEMLEAAMADLSNQMAESDRRRVELDKIRDTSDGSRDLAMKELRESLLALQLQQNEFLTRFAPHTHDMAGHFAGGASHGQFGGGPHHRQQYFATRQSKVGFPIFTGEDLAGWILRCDHFFAVDLTPEDSKVRLAVINFEGRALQWFQNWAKYQDRAMSTPWPMFLQALEARFGEQLLGDPMTELLALKQTGSFADYHDRFELLLGRVSLSESNAISHFINGLKPTVQRAVRMFMPQTLVHAYALARLQDMSVPLKENVTSTNRRFTSSDIRSQNTSTPLFPTPTIPAFKSRRLLTEEEMADKRAKGLCYGCDEKFERGHRCVRKQLYLLEIDDSLHTVEIASDSLCDDSGEDENPLISIHAINGSSSKHFRTMRVTGRVGKKALHILIDSGSTHNFLDLHLAKKLGLTLTAVTPVSVDVADGNRLECNSMCKGLQWFLRGTAFLTDVLLLPLGNCDMVLGIQWLETLGEIQWNFKNLTMDFTLNGKRHLLRASYNDHTVQAVSEREMSKLLSHTDGIQLCCIQMNEEGHSDLFTMKSDSTVVLHHSPQIQSLLEEHSSVFAEPSTLPPMRSHNHKITLLPEAAPVSSRPYRHSALQKNIIEKQVSELLQQGFIRPSSSPFSSPVVLVKKKDGT, encoded by the coding sequence ATGCAAAATTCCTCTGTTTCTACTCTATCTTCTTCCCCGCGTCAGTCCATTTGTGTAGGTGCAATTCCGGTCGCCGTTCTCAGTCCCGGCGACCCCAATTCTGCACCAAGTGGTATCAGCTTTATCGATCCTGTTCCTGTGATGGTCGAAACACGCTCCAGCGACATGCGTCGGTTGGAGGAGATGCTAGAGGCAGCTATGGCGGATCTCTCCAATCAGATGGCTGAATCTGATAGGCGACGTGTAGAGCTCGATAAGATCCGTGACACCTCTGATGGATCTCGCGATCTAGCGATGAAGGAACTTCGCGAAAGTCTCTTGGCTCTGCAACTCCAACAAAACGAGTTTCTCACGCGCTTCGCGCCTCACACGCATGACATGGCTGGGCATTTTGCTGGTGGAGCTTCACACGGTCAATTTGGTGGGGGACCGCACCACCGCCAGCAATACTTCGCTACGCGCCAATCCAAAGTAGGATTCCCGATCTTCACCGGAGAGGACTTAGCCGGGTGGATCCTGCGTTGCGATCATTTCTTCGCGGTTGATCTGACCCCTGAGGACTCTAAAGTCCGTCTGGCCGTGATTAATTTCGAAGGAAGAGCTCTTCAATGGTTCCAGAATTGGGCTAAATACCAGGATCGGGCTATGTCGACGCCTTGGCCGATGTTTTTACAGGCGCTTGAAGCTCGATTTGGTGAGCAACTCTTGGGAGACCCGATGACTGAACTCCTTGCGCTCAAACAAACAGGTTCATTCGCTGACTATCATGATCGTTTTGAACTGCTATTGGGCCGTGTTTCTCTCTCTGAATCCAATGCAATTAGTCACTTCATTAATGGATTGAAACCAACTGTTCAACGAGCGGTACGCATGTTTATGCCTCAAACTCTAGTGCATGCATATGCTTTAGCTCGATTACAGGACATGTCTGTACCATTAAAAGAGAATGTCACTTCTACTAATCGTCGGTTCACTTCCTCTGATATTCGCTCTCAAAACACTTCCACACCCCTGTTTCCTACACCTACTATTCCAGCTTTTAAATCTAGACGTTTACTGACTGAGGAGGAGATGGCTGATAAACGTGCTAAGGGTCTTTGTTATGGATGTGATGAGAAATTTGAGCGAGGACATCGTTGTGTTCGAAAGCAACTTTATCTACTTGAAATTGATGATAGTCTACACACTGTGGAAATAGCTTCTGATTCTTTGTGTGATGATAGTGGTGAGGATGAGAACCCTCTGATTTCTATACATGCTATTAATGGCTCTTCCTCAAAGCATTTTAGGACCATGAGAGTCACTGGTCGTGTGGGGAAAAAGGCTCTCCATATACTCATCGATTCAGGAAGCACACATAACTTCCTTGATTTACATTTAGCTAAAAAGCTAGGCCTTACCCTCACGGCTGTAACTCCTGTCTCTGTTGATGTAGCAGATGGAAACCGACTGGAATGTAACTCTATGTGTAAAGGGTTGCAATGGTTTTTGCGAGGTACTGCTTTCTTGACTGATGTGCTTCTTTTGCCTTTGGGAAACTGTGATATGGTGCTTGGTATCCAATGGTTAGAGACACTGGGTGAAATTCAATGGAATTTTAAAAACTTAACTATGGACTTTACCCTGAATGGAAAGAGACACCTTTTGCGTGCAAGCTATAATGACCACACTGTGCAGGCTGTATCTGAGAGGGAGATGAGTAAGCTTCTGTCTCATACTGATGGTATTCAATTATGCTGTATACAAATGAATGAGGAGGGCCACTCTGACCTTTTCACTATGAAAAGTGACTCTACAGTAGTACTTCATCACTCTCCCCAGATTCAATCATTATTGGAAGAGCACAGCTCTGTTTTTGCTGAACcatctacacttcctcccatgAGATCCCACAATCATAAGATCACTCTTCTTCCTGAGGCTGCTCCTGTTTCTTCTCGGCCCTATAGACATTCTGCATTGCAGAAGAATATCATTGAGAAGCAAGTTTCTGAGCTTCTACAACAAGGTTTTATCCGGCCCAGCTCTAGTCCTTTTTCTTCTCCAGTGGTATTAGTTAAAAAGAAAGATGGCACATGA